A section of the Triplophysa dalaica isolate WHDGS20190420 chromosome 8, ASM1584641v1, whole genome shotgun sequence genome encodes:
- the trpm2 gene encoding LOW QUALITY PROTEIN: transient receptor potential cation channel subfamily M member 2 (The sequence of the model RefSeq protein was modified relative to this genomic sequence to represent the inferred CDS: deleted 1 base in 1 codon), with the protein MDETAVEPPITQTQGFRAFKGALYFSLSSSSQRGSISSWVKENIKKKSCCFYEEDDRYGICKCGYPKEEHSDEAIKPEHYVGEEWSAHTHIIEKPTDAYGDIRFVGFGQKTGKYVRVSTDTSPESLYELMTEHWKLRPPNLLISVTGGAKNFSIKSQLKDKFRRGLIKVAKTTGAWILTGGTHAGVMKHVGMAVRDYTLSNNSMEGQIVVIGIATWGIIHKRHKLVNPEGCFPADYILDEVGQGGLSCLDINHTHFLLVDDGTHKRYGVEIELRARLEKLISQQPLGKRESEVTIPVVCVVLEGGPGTLNTIYNSMLNNTPCVVLEGSGRLADVIAQVASLPVAKVTVVLIDQLMKRFFAKEYKTFSEVQIFEWTKKIQDIIRMDHLLTVFRFDVEKNSDVDVAILQALLKASRSECSTSRQSWKRQLELAVAWNRVDIAESEIFTEESQWKSSDLHPAMFSALVGDKPEFVHLLLENGVSVEQFLGQKDQLCKLYAHLPACFFTRKLVKRVQDGRGRAPGSKMSLIHVSEEVRHLLGSFTQHLYDQPSQKTTRDEVSLSLPSKGLVELPCSGEEPIAETVSDPGRDLFLWAVVQNNRELAEIGWGQCRDCIAAALAASKILRKLAEESGEHDGEEAKDMREHADHYETQAIGVFSECHAWDPQRAQKLIIRISPSWGRSTCLWLALEADDKRFIAHSGVQALLTQIWCGELSEENPYWKILLCMICFPLIYTGFLTFRRDEDIQREAEKTEQQKLTLGSEYTDSKIKHHLRSSQNSSLTPLNCGSRFKTFFNSPQVKFYWNIAAYFGFLWLFAVVLMIDFQTSPSWRELLLYIWLGSLVCEEVRQLYHDFDGSGFRKKVKLYIKDVWNILDVLSIVLFISGLVCRLQGSSAVFYVGKILLCIDFIIFCLRLMAIFTISRTLGPKIIIVRKMMMDLFIFMFLLSIWVVAYGVAKQGILIQNEERLDWIIRGAVYEPYLIIFGNIPTNIDTTQFDMNSCSVNASDPMKPKCPFLNDENMPAFPEWLTIILLCVYLLFANILLLNLLIAILSYTFQEVQDNTDTIWKFQRYELIKEYHSRPALPPPFILISHLIIFIRRVLLRTPHLKHKHFRRELEKTEEEELLSWEALMKENFLSSARQEESQSNEHRIQDTAEKVGVMSELLEREQEMVSSTMAKRLDKLEDQVSESTKALRWIVDALKSQGYKSKLEPPLLKGKSCDRDDGDSSGQETEYESPHMFARQLQYPGSNVTRFPVPEEKVSWETNFTPYLPPVYNQQESDNSSDPSVLDKYRNPGGRTGMRGKGALKSLGLNQKFHPILTRWCDGKPAKLEFLAVWKEAEMGWCLPGDQVKANEPLPQTLERILGKKLDEGTKSELQAAEQVYEGYVDDSRNTDNAWLEVTIVTLHLDKHSPVMSQINSIVESHQSLQWKEVSRKTCACPYQREALRLIAQLHETDF; encoded by the exons taTGTTCGGGTGTCGACGGACACGTCGCCTGAGAGTCTGTACGAGCTGATGACAGAACACTGGAAACTGCGTCCTCCCAATCTTCTGATATCTGTGACGGGCGGAGCCAAAAACTTTAGCATTAAGAGTCAACTGAAGGACAAATTCCGCCGCGGTCTCATCAAAGTGGCCAAGACCACCG GTGCATGGATCCTGACAGGTGGTACACACGCAGGTGTGATGAAGCATGTGGGAATGGCCGTGAGAGATTACACACTCAGTAACAACTCGATGGAGGGACAGATCGTGGTCATCGGTATAGCAACCTGGGGTATCATCCACAAACGCCACAAGCTCGTTAATCCTGAG GGTTGTTTTCCTGCGGATTACATTCTGGATGAAGTGGGTCAGGGAGGGCTCTCTTGTCTGGATATAAATCACACTCACTTTCTGCTGGTGGATGACGGCACTCACAAACGCTATGGAGTTGAAATTGAGTTGCGAGCCCGACTGGAGAAACTGATCTCTCAGCAGCCGTTGGGAAAACGAG AGAGCGAAGTGACGATCCCGGTGGTCTGTGTGGTCCTGGAGGGTGGACCAGGAACTCTAAAC ACCATCTATAACTCTATGCTCAACAACACGCCGTGTGTGGTCCTGGAGGGATCCGGACGTCTGGCGGACGTCATCGCTCAGGTGGCGTCTCTGCCTGTGGCAAAGGTCACTGTGGTCCTTATTGACCAGCTGATGAAGAGGTTTTTTGCAAAAGAGTACAAGACATTCTCTGAGGTGCAGATCTTTGAGTGGACCAAGAAG ATTCAGGATATAATCCGCATGGATCATCTGCTGACCGTGTTTCGTTTCGATGTGGAGAAAAACAGTGACGTCGATGTTGCCATCCTGCAAGCTCTGCTCAAAG CCTCCAGGAGCGAGTGTAGCACCAGTCGACAGTCCTGGAAGAGACAGCTGGAGTTAGCCGTGGCCTGGAACCGCGTGGATATCGCAGAGAGTGAGATTTTCACAGAGGAGAGTCAATGGAAG TCCAGCGATCTTCACCCGGCCATGTTCTCGGCTCTTGTGGGAGATAAGCCAGAGTTTGTGCATCTCCTTCTGGAGAACGGAGTGAGTGTTGAGCAGTTTCTGGGACAGAAAGACCAGCTCTGTAAACTCTACGCCCATCTGCCCGCCTGCTTCTTTACGCGCAAGCTGGTCAAACGGGTCCAGGACGGCAGGGGTCGGGCCCCCGGCAGCAAGATGTCATTGATTCACGTGTCTGAAGAAGTGAGACATCTGTTGGGCAGCTTCACTCAGCATCTGTACGATCAGCCAAGTCAGAAGACGACCAGAGATGAGGTGTCTTTATCT CTACCATCTAAAGGGTTGGTTGAGCTTCCGTGTTCTGGTGAAGAACCGATTGCGGAGACGGTTTCAGATCCGGGTCGAGATCTCTTCCTCTGGGCTGTGGTTCAGAATAACAGAGAGCTGGCAGAGATCGGCTGGGGACAG TGCAGAGACTGCATCGCAGCCGCTCTGGCAGCCAGTAAGATTTTAAGGAAACTGGCTGAGGAGAGTGGAGAACATGACGGTGAAGAAGCGAAGGACATGAGAGAACACGCTGACCACTACGAGACTCAAGCCATCG GTGTCTTCAGTGAATGTCACGCCTGGGATCCTCAGCGAGCTCAGAAACTGATCATCCGTATCTCACCGTCGTGGGGCAGAAGCACCTGTCTGTGGCTCGCTCTGGAGGCAGACGACAAAAGATTCATCGCTCACTCAGGCGTTCAG GCTCTTCTCACACAGATCTGGTGCGGCGAGCTGTCGGAGGAAAATCCATACTGGAAAATTCTGCTCTGCATGATCTGTTTTCCTCTTATATACACCGGCTTCTTGACCTTTAG ACGTGATGAAGATATTcagagagaggcagagaagACAGAGCAACAGAAACTGACCCTTGGTTCTGAATACACAGACTCCAAGATCAAGCATCATTTACG CTCTTCGCAGAATTCTTCACTGACGCCTCTGAACTGTGGCTCCAGGTTCAAGACTTTCTTTAATTCTCCTCAAGTGAAGTTTTACTGGAATATCGCAGCATATTTTGGCTTTCTGTGGCTCTTCGCCGTGGTGCTCATGATCGATTTTCAGACATCTCCATCATGGAGAGAACTTCTCCTTTACATCTGGCTGGGTTCACTGGTGTGTGAGGAGGTTAGACAG CTCTATCACGACTTTGATGGTTCTGGTTTTCGTAAGAAAGTAAAGCTGTATATCAAAGATGTGTGGAACATTCTGGACGTGCTGTCAATAGTGCTTTTCATCTCCGGCCTGGTGTGCAG GCTTCAGGGGTCCAGCGCCGTGTTTTATGTGGGTAAAATTCTTCTGTGCATCGACTTCATCATATTCTGTCTGAGACTGATGGCCATCTTCACCATCAGCAGAACCCTGGGACCCAAAATTATCATCGTCAGGAAAATG ATGATGGATTTGTTCATCTTCATGTTTCTGTTGAGTATCTGGGTGGTGGCGTACGGTGTGGCTAAACAGGGCATTCTGATTCAGAATGAAGAGAGACTGGACTGGATCATACGCGGTGCTGTATATGAACCATACCTCATCATATTCGGAAACATCCCCACAAATATAGACA CCACTCAGTTTGATATGAACAGCTGTAGTGTAAACGCCTCTGATCCCATGAAGCCCAAATGTCCCTTTCTGAATGATGAGAACATGCCGGCGTTCCCTGAATGGCTGACCATCATTCTGCTGTGCGTCTATCTGCTGTTCGCCAACATACTGCTTCTCAACCTCCTCATCGCTATCCTGAG CTACACCTTCCAAGAGGTTCAGGATAACACGGACACCATCTGGAAGTTCCAGCGCTACGAGCTGATTAAAGAATACCACAGCCGTCCCGCTCTCCCTCCGCCCTTCATCCTGATCAGTCATCTCATCATCTTCATCCGAAGAGTCTTACTGCGCACCCCAcatctaaaacacaaacacttcc GCCGAGAGCTTGAGAAGACAGAAGAAGAGGAGCTACTGTCATGGGAGGCTTTGATGAAGGAAAACTTTCTGTCATCTGCACGTCAGGAGGAGAGTCAGAGCAACGAGCATCGAATCCAGGACACGGCTGAGAA AGTTGGAGTGATGTCAGAACTCCTGGAGAGGGAACAGGAGATGGTTTCCTCTACGATGGCAAAACGACTCGACAAGCTGGAAGATCAG GTGTCTGAATCCACCAAAGCTCTCCGCTGGATTGTGGATGCTCTGAAATCTCAGGGATACAAATCCAAACTGGAGCCGCCTCTTTTGA AAGGTAAAAGCTGTGACAGGGATGATGGTGATTCCAGTGGACAGGAGACAGAATACGAGTCTCCTCACATGTTTGCACGTCAGCTGCAGTATCCCGGCAGTAATGTGACACGCTTCCCCGTGCCCGAAGAGAAAGTGTCATGGGAG ACAAACTTCACGCCGTATCTTCCTCCAGTTTACAATCAGCAGGAAAGCGA TAACAGTTCAGACCCCTCAGTTTTAGACAAGTACAG GAATCCGGGGGGGAGGACTGGGATGCGGGGAAAGGGGGCTCTTAAATCCCTCGGTCTGAATCAAAAATTCCACCCAATCCTCACCAG ATGGTGTGATGG AAAACCGGCAAAGCTGGAATTTCTCGCCGTCTGGAAGGAGGCAGAGATGGGCTGGTGTCTTCCAGGG GATCAAGTGAAAGCGAATGAGCCTCTGCCACAGACACTGGAGAGGATTCTGGGTAAGAAGTTAGATGAGGGGACCAAATCTGAACTGCAGGCTGCAGAACAG GTCTATGAGGGTTATGTAGATGACAGTAGAAACACAGACAATGCCTGGCTAGAAGTCACGATTGTCACACTTCATCTTGACAAACACAGTCCAGTGATGTCACAGATAAACAGTATT GTGGAATCTCATCAGTCTCTTCAGTGGAAAGAAGTGAGCAGGAAAACATGTGCGTGTCCGTACCAGCGTGAGGCTTTACGTCTCATTGCTCAGCTTCACGAAACAGACTTCTGA